One genomic segment of Hymenobacter psoromatis includes these proteins:
- a CDS encoding GH3 auxin-responsive promoter family protein: MLDQLIARAVQLGSLPRLARVRHEPEAAQAAVLRYLLGRARSTAWGRRYGYEPGLSASEFAARVPVSTYEQLYPELEKVLRGQPDVLWPGPAPRWQARSSGTTNARSKYLPLTPEALHHNHYRAGRDMLALATHLYPAQRLLQGKTLSLGGSLNPSPFDGGALTGDVSALVMHSLPGWAQTLRTPPLPLALLEEWEEKIERIARHVLRQDVRVLAGVPTWMLVLLRRVLALTGADDLRQVWPRLGLFLHGAVAFGPYQPLFEELMPGGQLRFLEIYNASEGYFALQDEPGSPDLLLLLDHGIYYEFLPAAQFDQPDPRPVPLEAVTIGPSYALVISSNAGLWRYLVGDTVRFTSLRPYRVRITGRTKHFLNAFGEEVVVENAEAAIAAAALATGCAVCDFTAAPVYFAAATGTSRGGHEWAVELAGPLPPPAAAAFAQHLDQELRRLNSDYDAKRHRDLALALPRVHFVPPGTFETWLRGRGRLGGQRKVPRLANSRQVLEEVLALSQQGIDLQR, from the coding sequence GTGCTCGACCAGCTCATCGCCCGCGCCGTTCAGCTTGGTAGCCTGCCGCGGCTGGCGCGGGTGCGGCACGAGCCGGAGGCAGCGCAGGCGGCCGTGCTGCGCTACCTGCTGGGCCGGGCGCGCAGCACGGCCTGGGGCCGGCGCTACGGCTACGAACCGGGCCTAAGCGCCAGCGAGTTTGCGGCGCGAGTGCCAGTGAGCACTTACGAGCAGCTATACCCCGAGCTGGAAAAAGTGCTGCGCGGCCAGCCCGACGTGCTGTGGCCCGGCCCGGCCCCGCGCTGGCAGGCGCGCAGCAGCGGCACCACCAATGCCCGCAGCAAATACCTGCCCCTCACGCCCGAGGCGCTACACCATAACCACTACCGCGCCGGCCGCGATATGCTGGCCCTGGCCACCCACCTCTACCCTGCCCAGCGCCTGCTGCAAGGCAAAACCCTGAGCCTGGGCGGCAGCCTCAACCCCAGCCCCTTCGACGGCGGCGCGCTCACCGGCGACGTGTCGGCCCTGGTGATGCACAGCCTGCCCGGCTGGGCGCAGACGCTGCGCACCCCGCCCCTACCCCTGGCTCTATTAGAAGAGTGGGAGGAAAAAATCGAACGCATTGCCCGCCACGTGCTGCGTCAGGATGTGCGCGTGCTGGCCGGCGTGCCCACCTGGATGCTCGTGCTACTGCGCCGCGTACTGGCTCTGACCGGGGCCGATGACCTGCGCCAAGTGTGGCCCCGGCTGGGCTTGTTCCTGCACGGCGCGGTGGCTTTCGGGCCCTACCAGCCGCTGTTTGAGGAGCTGATGCCGGGCGGACAGCTACGCTTTCTGGAAATCTACAATGCCTCGGAGGGCTACTTTGCTTTGCAGGATGAGCCCGGTAGTCCCGATTTGCTGCTACTGCTCGACCACGGCATTTATTACGAGTTTTTGCCGGCCGCGCAGTTCGACCAACCTGACCCGCGTCCGGTGCCGCTCGAAGCCGTAACCATCGGGCCGAGCTACGCGCTGGTTATCAGTAGCAACGCCGGACTGTGGCGCTACCTCGTGGGCGATACCGTACGCTTCACCTCGCTGCGGCCCTACCGGGTGCGCATCACGGGCCGTACTAAGCACTTTCTCAATGCCTTCGGCGAAGAAGTGGTGGTGGAAAACGCGGAGGCGGCCATCGCGGCGGCGGCCCTGGCCACGGGCTGCGCGGTGTGCGACTTCACGGCCGCGCCCGTGTATTTCGCGGCGGCTACCGGCACTTCACGCGGCGGCCACGAGTGGGCCGTGGAGTTGGCCGGGCCCCTACCCCCCCCCGCCGCCGCCGCCTTCGCCCAGCACCTCGACCAAGAGCTGCGCCGCCTCAATTCGGACTACGATGCCAAGCGCCACCGCGACCTGGCCCTGGCCCTGCCCCGCGTGCACTTTGTGCCACCCGGCACTTTCGAAACCTGGCTGCGCGGCCGTGGCCGCCTGGGTGGCCAGCGCAAAGTGCCCCGCCTGGCCAACTCGCGCCAGGTGCTGGAAGAAGTACTGGCTTTAAGCCAACAAGGCATTGATTTACAGCGCTAA
- the lptB gene encoding LPS export ABC transporter ATP-binding protein — protein MILRAEHLLKQYKSRIVVNDMSLSVAQGEIVGLLGPNGAGKTTCFYMMVGMVKPNGGRIFLDDEEVTRLPIYQRARRGMGYLAQEASVFRDLSVEENILSVLEMTSMSKPAQKAKVEELLEEFSLGHVRKNLGKVLSGGERRRTEIARALAVDPKFVLLDEPFAGVDPIATEEIQGIVARLKHRNIGILITDHDVNSTLSIVDRAYLLFEGKLLKAGTAEELAADETVRRVYLGRNFEFKRKVFE, from the coding sequence ATGATTCTTCGCGCCGAGCACCTGCTCAAACAGTATAAGTCCCGCATCGTGGTCAACGATATGTCACTGAGCGTGGCGCAGGGCGAAATCGTGGGGCTGCTGGGGCCCAACGGGGCCGGCAAAACTACCTGCTTCTACATGATGGTGGGCATGGTGAAGCCCAACGGCGGCCGCATTTTTCTGGATGACGAGGAGGTAACGCGCCTGCCCATCTACCAGCGGGCGCGGCGCGGCATGGGCTACCTGGCGCAGGAAGCCAGCGTGTTTCGGGACCTGAGCGTGGAGGAAAATATCCTCTCGGTGCTCGAAATGACCAGCATGTCTAAGCCGGCACAAAAAGCTAAAGTGGAGGAACTGCTGGAAGAATTCAGCCTGGGCCACGTGCGCAAAAACCTGGGTAAGGTGCTAAGCGGCGGCGAGCGGCGACGCACCGAAATTGCCCGTGCTCTGGCCGTAGACCCCAAGTTCGTGCTGCTCGACGAGCCTTTCGCAGGCGTGGACCCCATCGCCACCGAGGAAATCCAGGGCATCGTGGCCCGCCTCAAACACCGCAACATCGGCATCCTCATCACCGACCACGACGTGAACTCGACCCTGAGCATCGTGGACCGGGCCTACCTCCTCTTCGAGGGTAAGCTTCTCAAAGCCGGCACCGCTGAAGAGCTGGCCGCCGACGAAACCGTGCGCCGCGTGTACCTGGGCCGCAACTTTGAGTTCAAGCGCAAAGTATTTGAGTAG
- a CDS encoding Yip1 family protein, whose product MPENFINLGPENTRITSRNLFIKLWLHPRATLRFILTNSPNAHVTQLLMLGGVARAVGRIDYEHPRAASSISNALLLAVLVGGLFGWFTYYAYAWGLSLGGQWLGGRATFNMCRTVVAWALVPTIVSLVPMFLVVDIHSTNSFRREVIDLPLSTETLTYLLTAFELILVMWAISILLAGIRLVQGFSMGRAVVCMLLPGVAILLFVGSISLRMRVFEMATT is encoded by the coding sequence ATGCCTGAAAACTTTATCAACTTGGGGCCTGAAAACACCAGGATTACCAGTCGTAATCTATTCATCAAGCTGTGGTTGCATCCCAGAGCTACGCTCCGCTTCATCCTGACCAACTCTCCTAATGCACACGTTACCCAGTTGCTGATGCTGGGAGGTGTCGCCAGGGCCGTGGGTCGCATTGATTATGAGCACCCCCGTGCTGCTTCATCTATAAGCAACGCGCTGTTGCTGGCGGTATTGGTGGGAGGATTATTTGGCTGGTTTACCTACTATGCTTACGCCTGGGGCTTAAGCCTAGGCGGCCAGTGGCTGGGCGGACGGGCAACATTCAACATGTGCAGAACGGTTGTTGCCTGGGCCTTGGTGCCGACGATAGTTTCGCTGGTGCCGATGTTTTTGGTAGTTGATATACACAGCACCAATTCATTTCGCCGAGAAGTTATCGACTTACCCTTATCCACCGAAACGTTGACCTATTTGCTTACCGCCTTTGAATTAATTTTGGTGATGTGGGCAATCAGTATCCTCTTGGCTGGTATTCGGTTGGTGCAAGGATTTTCGATGGGCCGGGCCGTAGTGTGTATGCTACTGCCGGGAGTTGCCATACTGCTCTTCGTTGGCAGTATTTCCTTGCGCATGCGGGTATTTGAAATGGCTACCACCTGA
- a CDS encoding 5-formyltetrahydrofolate cyclo-ligase, with protein sequence MLPPPTKAALRRAALPRRLALSPAEVARRSEQLSAQLFTHFPVATWRWLHVFLPLAAKHEPDTWWIIHRIWTEKLLVRLAAPMVQPDGISLKNYELTSATPLLTNCWGIPEPAADPAAEVAPARFDAVLVPLLAVDERGQRVGYGGGFYDRLLAQCRPETQFIGLNMLADAPGLALADVLPTDVPLHACVGPGGVWKF encoded by the coding sequence ATGCTACCCCCACCCACCAAAGCCGCCCTGCGCCGCGCCGCCCTACCCCGCCGCCTGGCCCTAAGCCCCGCCGAGGTGGCCCGCCGCAGTGAGCAGCTCAGCGCGCAGCTTTTTACCCATTTTCCGGTGGCGACGTGGCGCTGGCTGCACGTCTTCCTACCCCTCGCCGCGAAGCACGAGCCCGATACGTGGTGGATAATCCACCGCATCTGGACTGAAAAACTGCTGGTGCGCCTAGCCGCGCCTATGGTGCAGCCCGACGGTATTTCGTTGAAAAACTACGAGTTGACTTCCGCTACGCCACTGCTCACCAACTGCTGGGGTATCCCGGAGCCGGCCGCCGACCCGGCCGCCGAGGTAGCCCCGGCGCGCTTCGACGCAGTGCTGGTGCCGCTGCTGGCCGTGGACGAGCGGGGCCAGCGTGTGGGCTACGGCGGCGGCTTCTACGACCGGCTGCTGGCGCAGTGCCGGCCCGAAACGCAGTTTATTGGCTTGAATATGTTGGCTGATGCGCCGGGGCTGGCCCTGGCCGACGTGCTGCCCACCGACGTGCCGCTGCACGCCTGCGTGGGGCCGGGCGGCGTGTGGAAATTTTAG
- a CDS encoding ExbD/TolR family protein yields MATIDQPAPKDSKKPRARPHKFHLDMTPMVDLAFLLLTFFMLTTTFAKPRVMELVMPVKSPILTPIKESGAMTIILGKGHRVYYYLGLNAPKDPSVPVPVLHSTNFGPHGIRQTLLTQRVSQQQRQLGPVFVLIKSGLGAKYADMVDILDEMNITGQSKYALTDLSLADRQLLPPTER; encoded by the coding sequence ATGGCTACCATCGACCAACCCGCCCCCAAAGACAGCAAAAAGCCGCGCGCCCGCCCGCACAAGTTTCACCTTGACATGACCCCGATGGTAGACCTGGCGTTTTTGCTGCTTACGTTTTTCATGCTCACTACCACCTTCGCCAAGCCCCGCGTGATGGAGTTAGTTATGCCCGTGAAAAGCCCTATTCTTACACCCATAAAAGAGTCAGGGGCGATGACTATTATCTTGGGTAAGGGGCATCGGGTTTACTATTATCTGGGCCTAAATGCACCCAAAGACCCCTCGGTGCCAGTGCCCGTTTTGCACAGTACTAACTTTGGCCCACATGGTATTCGCCAAACCTTGCTGACTCAGCGAGTATCGCAGCAGCAAAGGCAACTAGGGCCAGTATTTGTGCTCATCAAATCCGGCCTCGGTGCCAAATACGCTGACATGGTGGATATTCTGGACGAGATGAATATCACCGGTCAGTCAAAATACGCTCTCACTGACCTCTCGTTAGCCGACCGCCAACTACTGCCGCCTACCGAGCGATAG
- a CDS encoding GDYXXLXY domain-containing protein — translation MPIRPTPSHRLLLRLLVAAQVLYVLGVAGAGYATTAYGRHIWLATAPVDLHALQYESFVCLRYLAAEAPLAAWRGPTPPQRRQAVYVLLTTTLGPDSLATVAGVYTQEQKPGPGQAILRGWITEVYNRSLGLRYNLERYYVPGDSPLRLGKTSPAVRVQVSIAPWGQARIEQVKLLPATIAR, via the coding sequence ATGCCGATTCGCCCTACCCCCTCTCATCGCCTGTTGCTGCGGCTGCTCGTGGCGGCGCAGGTGCTCTACGTGCTGGGCGTGGCCGGCGCGGGCTACGCCACCACGGCCTACGGCCGGCACATCTGGCTGGCGACCGCGCCCGTTGATTTGCACGCCCTGCAGTACGAAAGCTTCGTGTGCCTGCGCTATCTCGCCGCCGAAGCGCCCCTCGCGGCCTGGCGCGGCCCTACCCCCCCGCAGCGTCGCCAAGCCGTGTATGTGCTGCTGACCACCACGCTCGGCCCCGACAGCCTGGCCACCGTGGCCGGTGTCTATACCCAAGAGCAAAAGCCCGGCCCCGGCCAGGCCATACTACGCGGCTGGATTACGGAGGTATACAACCGCAGCTTAGGCCTGCGCTACAACCTGGAGCGCTACTACGTGCCCGGCGACAGCCCCCTGCGCCTCGGTAAAACCAGCCCCGCCGTGCGCGTGCAAGTCAGCATCGCGCCGTGGGGCCAGGCGCGGATTGAGCAGGTGAAGCTGTTGCCGGCTACTATCGCTCGGTAG
- a CDS encoding DUF2157 domain-containing protein — protein sequence MSRKFLETDSPAWVAEGLITEAQRERLLARYPSETVRAVGLLPLLGSILVGLSALSVVAANWQNLPPVVRLGLLLGSLLAAYAGGDYFLRRGNRRVGYGLLGLGLVLFGAGIILTSQLYQLVGYDVSGLLAWVVAGVLLSYLYDSQTLVLLPILIGAAVQTYCTQALGTFSYATIGLVALGSGWRWWRQPDTLVGSLLAVGLLWQAALWVALTHAKITWFFVPAMLVYAAGDWHPNRAAGRALQGPPLVAAYLFALGLALFGETDQYAGLLRPPVLAYLGALAAVLALSVAGKRARGRLATLPDWLLLLPGFYLPGGLPLAVATLVVLYAHAGSVLARAHRATDAEQLTLGTVLFVVATMVAYFKLTWAFLDKSLFFLIGGVLLLSLSWYLRRRNAQRLAAGAAAVIAAPNHEPETSH from the coding sequence ATGTCCCGAAAATTTCTCGAAACCGATAGTCCCGCCTGGGTCGCCGAGGGCCTCATCACGGAGGCGCAGCGGGAGCGCCTGCTGGCCCGCTACCCCTCCGAGACCGTGCGGGCCGTGGGCCTGCTGCCGCTGCTGGGCAGCATTTTGGTGGGGCTGAGCGCGCTGAGCGTGGTGGCGGCCAACTGGCAAAACCTACCCCCGGTAGTGCGGCTGGGGCTGCTGCTGGGTAGCCTGCTGGCAGCCTATGCGGGCGGCGACTATTTTTTGCGGCGCGGCAACCGGCGCGTGGGATATGGGCTGCTGGGGCTGGGCCTGGTGCTGTTTGGGGCCGGCATTATTCTTACCAGCCAGCTTTACCAGCTGGTGGGCTACGACGTGAGCGGCCTGCTGGCCTGGGTAGTAGCGGGCGTGCTGCTGAGTTATTTATACGATAGCCAGACGCTCGTTTTACTACCCATCCTCATCGGCGCGGCGGTCCAAACGTACTGCACGCAGGCGCTGGGCACGTTTAGCTACGCCACCATCGGGCTGGTGGCGCTGGGCAGCGGCTGGCGCTGGTGGCGGCAACCAGATACGCTGGTGGGCAGTCTGTTAGCCGTTGGGCTGCTGTGGCAGGCGGCGCTGTGGGTGGCGCTCACGCACGCCAAAATCACCTGGTTTTTCGTGCCGGCCATGCTCGTGTATGCGGCCGGCGATTGGCACCCCAACCGCGCCGCCGGCCGGGCGCTGCAAGGGCCGCCGCTGGTGGCGGCTTATTTATTTGCCCTCGGCCTGGCCTTGTTTGGCGAAACCGACCAGTATGCCGGGCTGCTGCGGCCGCCGGTACTGGCCTACTTGGGCGCGCTGGCGGCGGTGCTGGCGCTGTCGGTGGCCGGCAAGCGGGCGCGGGGCCGGCTGGCCACGCTGCCCGACTGGCTGCTGCTGCTACCAGGCTTTTACTTGCCGGGCGGGCTGCCGCTGGCCGTGGCTACGCTGGTGGTGCTGTACGCCCACGCCGGCTCGGTGCTGGCCCGCGCCCACCGCGCCACCGACGCCGAGCAGCTCACGCTGGGCACCGTGCTGTTCGTGGTGGCCACGATGGTGGCGTATTTCAAACTCACCTGGGCTTTCCTGGATAAGTCACTGTTCTTCTTAATTGGCGGAGTTTTATTGCTGAGCTTAAGCTGGTATTTACGTCGCCGTAATGCGCAACGCCTGGCGGCCGGCGCGGCGGCGGTTATCGCTGCGCCCAACCACGAACCCGAAACCAGCCACTAG
- the mnmD gene encoding tRNA (5-methylaminomethyl-2-thiouridine)(34)-methyltransferase MnmD: MNSEQLEGGPKVEVRTTADGSPTLYVPALDECYHSRHGARQESRHVFIEAGLKPLLAAGGGRERPLQVLEVGLGTGLNALLTLEAAEAMGALISYDGYETYPLPPEAVAALASQWANYPFLRVFKQIHAAPWSVVMEIDETLFLTKIQQPVQQADLGADFYDLIYFDAFAPEKQPELWTEAVFAKLYAAAAPGAVLVSYCAQGQFRRNLRAAGWRTEKLPGPPGKREMTRATK, encoded by the coding sequence ATGAACAGTGAGCAATTGGAAGGCGGGCCAAAAGTAGAGGTGCGAACCACCGCCGACGGCTCGCCCACGCTCTACGTGCCGGCGCTGGATGAGTGCTACCACTCGCGGCACGGCGCGCGGCAGGAGTCGCGGCACGTGTTTATTGAGGCGGGACTAAAGCCGCTGCTGGCGGCGGGCGGGGGTAGGGAGCGGCCATTACAAGTACTAGAAGTAGGCCTGGGCACCGGCCTCAACGCGCTACTAACGCTGGAAGCGGCTGAAGCTATGGGAGCACTTATTTCTTACGATGGTTACGAAACCTATCCTCTGCCCCCCGAGGCTGTGGCAGCGCTAGCTTCGCAATGGGCCAATTACCCCTTCCTTCGTGTATTTAAGCAGATACATGCGGCTCCCTGGAGTGTTGTAATGGAAATTGACGAAACCCTCTTTCTAACCAAGATTCAGCAGCCAGTACAGCAGGCTGACTTAGGTGCTGACTTTTACGACCTCATCTACTTCGACGCCTTTGCCCCCGAGAAGCAGCCCGAGCTGTGGACCGAAGCCGTATTTGCGAAGCTGTACGCGGCGGCCGCGCCGGGCGCGGTGCTGGTGAGCTACTGCGCGCAGGGGCAGTTTCGGCGCAACCTGCGGGCCGCCGGCTGGCGCACCGAGAAGCTGCCCGGTCCGCCCGGCAAGCGCGAGATGACGCGGGCCACCAAGTAA
- a CDS encoding thioesterase family protein: MPRVKVSLPASFGFAVTLPVRITDLNYGAHLGNDALLSLLHEARVQFLAHLGAVEFDSATKLGFIMVDVAIEYKAEAFYGDVLTIRLAVNDLNKYGFDIVYLVENQAGREVARAKTGMLCFDYNTRKLRPLPPELAAKVG, translated from the coding sequence ATGCCCCGCGTAAAAGTAAGTTTGCCCGCCAGCTTCGGCTTTGCCGTCACGCTGCCCGTCCGCATCACCGACCTCAACTACGGCGCGCACCTCGGCAACGATGCCCTGCTGAGTTTGCTGCACGAGGCGCGGGTGCAGTTTCTGGCCCACCTCGGCGCAGTCGAGTTTGACTCCGCTACCAAGCTGGGTTTTATTATGGTTGATGTGGCCATTGAGTACAAAGCGGAGGCGTTTTACGGCGACGTGCTCACTATCCGGCTGGCCGTCAACGACTTGAATAAGTACGGCTTTGATATAGTGTACTTGGTTGAAAACCAAGCGGGTAGGGAAGTGGCCCGTGCCAAAACCGGCATGCTGTGCTTCGACTACAACACGCGCAAGCTGCGCCCCCTACCCCCCGAGCTGGCCGCCAAGGTCGGCTAA
- a CDS encoding energy transducer TonB has product MSLFLQKPLRLVLLGSIAFFVVRPVAAQTVAVPAKAETQYVYVEKLPELPGGGGEHAVVTAIQQRVIYPPAAIREQLEGRTKVWFVVKADGGIGAVRITESLRADCDSAVVEAVRQLPHFEPGIIAGKPSAIGYTIPITFRLQKVARPHLGVGSGN; this is encoded by the coding sequence ATGAGTTTATTTTTACAAAAACCCCTTCGATTAGTCCTGTTGGGCAGTATTGCTTTTTTCGTTGTTCGACCAGTGGCAGCACAAACTGTTGCTGTACCAGCTAAGGCTGAGACCCAATATGTATACGTGGAGAAACTCCCAGAACTGCCTGGTGGCGGCGGCGAGCATGCCGTAGTTACAGCTATTCAACAGCGTGTGATATACCCACCCGCAGCAATTCGTGAGCAACTGGAAGGCCGCACGAAAGTTTGGTTTGTTGTTAAGGCAGATGGAGGCATTGGGGCAGTGCGTATTACAGAATCTCTGCGGGCCGACTGTGACTCGGCTGTAGTAGAAGCTGTGCGGCAATTACCGCACTTTGAGCCAGGCATTATAGCGGGCAAGCCATCGGCCATTGGTTATACTATACCGATAACGTTTCGGCTGCAAAAAGTCGCCCGTCCGCACCTGGGAGTCGGTTCGGGCAACTAA
- the rlmN gene encoding 23S rRNA (adenine(2503)-C(2))-methyltransferase RlmN gives MLFELPLAPTPSAKRDIRKTSPDDLKAFMVEHGEKPFRAKQVSEWLWKNTAGSFEEMNNISLATRELLAAHFVINGVAVQNQQLSADGTIKSAFRLHDGNVVEGVLIPHDTRMTACISSQVGCSLTCKFCATGYMDRKRNLDAAEIYDQVVRIREQCEAQYGTPLTNIVYMGMGEPLLNYANVVESVRRITAPDGLNMAPRRITISTAGIAKMIKKLADDDVKANLALSLHAPNDTKRNEIMPINEANSLAALKEALQYYHEKTGRKVTYEYIVFDGFNDTLQDAAELHVISKWLPCKINLIEYNPIENASYQNAEADKITAFHKYLADRGVQTNIRRSRGKDIDAACGQLAGKEKAAAA, from the coding sequence ATGCTGTTCGAATTACCCCTAGCCCCCACGCCGTCCGCCAAACGCGACATTCGCAAAACCTCGCCCGACGACCTCAAGGCGTTTATGGTGGAGCACGGCGAAAAGCCGTTTCGTGCCAAGCAGGTGAGCGAATGGCTGTGGAAAAATACGGCCGGCTCGTTTGAGGAAATGAATAACATCTCGCTGGCTACCCGCGAGCTGCTGGCCGCCCACTTCGTGATAAACGGCGTGGCGGTGCAAAACCAGCAGCTCAGCGCCGATGGCACCATCAAGTCGGCCTTTCGGCTGCACGATGGCAACGTGGTGGAAGGCGTGCTCATCCCGCACGATACGCGCATGACGGCCTGCATTTCGAGCCAGGTGGGCTGCTCGCTCACGTGTAAGTTTTGCGCCACCGGCTACATGGACCGTAAGCGCAACCTCGACGCGGCCGAGATTTACGACCAGGTGGTGCGCATCCGCGAGCAGTGCGAGGCCCAGTATGGCACGCCGCTCACCAACATTGTGTACATGGGCATGGGCGAGCCGCTGCTCAATTACGCCAACGTGGTGGAAAGCGTGCGCCGCATCACCGCACCCGATGGCCTGAACATGGCCCCGCGCCGCATCACCATCAGCACCGCCGGCATCGCCAAGATGATAAAAAAGCTGGCCGATGACGACGTGAAAGCCAACCTCGCCCTGAGCCTGCACGCGCCCAACGACACGAAGCGCAACGAGATTATGCCCATCAACGAGGCCAATTCGCTCGCCGCGCTCAAGGAAGCCTTGCAATACTACCACGAGAAAACGGGCCGCAAAGTCACCTACGAATACATTGTGTTCGACGGCTTTAACGACACGCTGCAAGATGCCGCCGAGCTGCACGTCATCAGCAAGTGGCTGCCCTGCAAAATCAATCTTATCGAGTATAATCCCATCGAAAACGCCAGCTACCAGAACGCGGAGGCCGATAAAATCACGGCCTTCCACAAGTACCTGGCCGACCGCGGCGTGCAAACCAACATCCGCCGCTCGCGGGGCAAAGACATTGACGCCGCCTGCGGGCAACTGGCGGGCAAGGAAAAGGCCGCGGCGGCCTGA
- a CDS encoding YihY/virulence factor BrkB family protein has product MTQYKFSDIVAIFKASASEFTTNNSFRHAAALSYYTIFSLPPLLLIVVTLASSVYGGDALTGQIYGQLRGLVGADSAKFLQDSIAQFTLSNKSGLATAIGLGTLVFTATTFFVTLQESINDIWNLKVKTDGIGIWDYVRQRLLSFGLILSVALLLLISFIITALVSFFTGYLARILPEVGLIAIKLVDFVLSLLVTTLLFGLIYRFLPDAIIRWRDVGIGAFITAALFILGKFLISFYIAKANPGSAFGAAGSAIVLLVWINYSSLIIFFGAEFTQEFADAFGQRIQPKAHAVRVETIEVPPGESESEKASGRPPSTGSWRG; this is encoded by the coding sequence ATGACGCAATATAAATTCTCGGATATCGTCGCCATCTTTAAAGCCTCCGCCAGCGAGTTCACCACGAACAACTCGTTTCGGCACGCGGCGGCCTTGTCGTACTACACCATTTTTTCCCTACCCCCCCTGCTACTCATCGTCGTCACGCTGGCCAGTTCCGTGTACGGGGGCGATGCCCTGACCGGGCAGATTTATGGGCAGCTGCGCGGACTGGTGGGGGCCGACTCGGCTAAGTTCTTGCAAGACAGCATTGCGCAGTTCACGCTGTCCAACAAATCGGGCCTGGCCACGGCCATCGGGCTGGGTACGCTGGTGTTCACGGCTACCACGTTTTTCGTCACCTTGCAGGAAAGTATCAACGACATCTGGAACCTGAAAGTTAAGACCGATGGCATTGGCATCTGGGACTACGTGCGGCAGCGGCTGCTTTCGTTCGGACTCATCCTAAGTGTGGCGCTACTACTACTTATCTCCTTTATAATCACCGCTTTGGTAAGTTTTTTTACGGGCTATCTGGCGCGTATCCTGCCCGAAGTCGGGCTCATTGCTATCAAGCTGGTTGACTTTGTTTTATCGCTGCTGGTTACTACGCTACTTTTCGGGCTGATATACCGTTTTTTGCCCGATGCCATTATTCGCTGGCGCGATGTGGGCATTGGGGCTTTCATTACGGCGGCGCTCTTTATTTTAGGTAAGTTCTTGATTTCCTTTTATATAGCTAAGGCAAATCCGGGGTCGGCCTTTGGGGCGGCGGGCTCGGCCATTGTGCTGCTGGTCTGGATTAACTATTCCTCGCTCATTATCTTTTTCGGGGCCGAGTTCACCCAGGAATTCGCCGATGCCTTCGGGCAGCGCATCCAGCCCAAAGCCCACGCCGTGCGCGTCGAAACGATTGAGGTGCCGCCCGGCGAGTCGGAAAGCGAGAAGGCTAGCGGCCGGCCGCCGAGCACCGGCAGCTGGCGGGGGTAG
- a CDS encoding DUF3891 family protein — protein MIVNPTPIGWQVIYQQAHALLAMQLAWAWPPFLPPDRWVGLLAAIAQHDDEQAAWHGRGGHHGLTPAGAPANFTQLPFSLEQATGVLHAARFQGRWRSLLTSLHLSTLYEPLRGRQLGIEVFLDELRAGQARWTKELHLTKTQARQAYDLLHWADRLSLILCRQELPEMGREVEISALPPSHQPHASYVSQPAGPGTPAVVRPWPFAVKELEVSVEAQELHQLCFRDDAELAVALRQAPIAPLRWALRAG, from the coding sequence ATGATAGTCAACCCAACCCCTATTGGCTGGCAGGTTATTTACCAGCAGGCGCACGCGCTGCTGGCTATGCAGTTGGCCTGGGCCTGGCCGCCTTTCCTACCCCCCGACCGCTGGGTGGGCCTGCTGGCAGCCATTGCGCAGCACGACGACGAGCAGGCGGCCTGGCATGGGCGCGGCGGCCACCACGGCCTCACGCCCGCCGGTGCCCCGGCCAACTTCACGCAGCTACCCTTTTCCCTGGAGCAGGCTACCGGCGTGCTGCACGCGGCGCGCTTCCAGGGGCGCTGGCGCAGCCTGCTTACTAGCCTGCATCTGAGCACATTATACGAGCCGCTGCGCGGCAGGCAGCTAGGTATAGAAGTGTTTTTGGATGAGCTGCGGGCGGGCCAGGCGCGCTGGACCAAAGAATTACACCTCACCAAAACCCAGGCCCGCCAGGCCTATGACCTGCTGCACTGGGCCGACCGCCTCTCACTCATCCTCTGCCGGCAGGAACTACCCGAGATGGGCCGCGAGGTCGAAATCAGCGCCCTACCCCCCAGCCACCAGCCGCACGCCAGCTACGTGAGCCAGCCCGCCGGGCCGGGCACGCCGGCCGTGGTGCGACCTTGGCCTTTTGCGGTTAAAGAACTGGAAGTGAGCGTTGAGGCTCAGGAGCTGCACCAATTGTGCTTCCGAGATGATGCCGAGTTGGCGGTGGCGTTGCGCCAGGCTCCCATTGCTCCGTTGCGCTGGGCGCTGCGGGCGGGGTAG